A genome region from Magnolia sinica isolate HGM2019 chromosome 8, MsV1, whole genome shotgun sequence includes the following:
- the LOC131253268 gene encoding L-type lectin-domain containing receptor kinase VIII.1, with protein MLHFSSTFFFLFSVCLGFLLTSVQGSSSSDDATQFDFETLSLSSLKLLGDAHLKNGSVRLSRDLPVPNSGAGRALYNTPIRFRQSGGARSPFSFSTSFSFSVTNLNPSSIGGGLAFIISSDDQSIGDAGGYLGLVNETGADSSVIAVEFDTLMDVQFKDINGNHVGLDLNSLVSTQVADLDGVGVDLKSGNLVNAWIDYDGTNQILNVSVSYSNIRPPSPLLSINLDLDSFVDDLMFVGFSGSTQGSTEIHSLEWWSFSSSMSGLPSSMPAPQRPPLPPPAAGISNLPPPSPAPSGSPSVPQNTQKIGKSTCHNRLCKQGAGAVAGVATAGAFFLAIFACLLIWLFSKRFKSLKKSESLASEIVRTPREFSYKELKYATREFNPSRIIGHGAFGTVYKGILAETGAIVAVKRCSHNGGQGKAEFLSELSIIGSLRHRNLVRLQGWCHEKGEILLVYEFMPNGSLDKVLFESRIPLLWAHRRKILMGVASALAYLHQECENQVIHRDVKASNVMLDEWFNAKLGDFGLAKQIEHDKSPDATVTAGTMGYLAPEYLQTGRASEKTDVFSFGAVVLEVACGRRPIEKEVRVGGSSKGSSNLVEWVWSLHREGRLLEAADMRLEGQFEEGEMTKVLLVGLLCSHPDPLARPTMRNVVQILGGEAALPSVPRSKPSLSFSTNHLLLSLQDSVSDCNGMITISTSSSGSSFIGGRG; from the coding sequence ATGCTGCATTTCTCAAGcaccttcttcttccttttctccgTCTGCCTCGGATTCCTATTAACTAGCGTTcaaggcagcagcagcagcgacgacGCAACCCAATTCGATTTTGAGACCTTGTCCCTCAGCAGCCTCAAACTCCTCGGTGACGCCCATCTGAAGAATGGCAGTGTCCGCCTCTCCCGCGACCTACCCGTCCCCAATTCCGGCGCCGGCAGGGCTCTCTACAACACGCCCATTAGGTTCCGGCAATCCGGCGGCGCCCgctctcctttctctttctccaCATCCTTCTCCTTCTCTGTTACCAACCTCAATCCTTCTTCCATAGGCGGCGGGCTCGCATTTATCATCTCGTCTGATGATCAGTCCATCGGCGATGCAGGCGGGTACCTGGGCCTCGTTAACGAGACCGGTGCCGATTCTTCAGTCATCGCCGTCGAATTCGATACTTTGATGGATGTCCAGTTCAAGGACATCAATGGGAATCATGTGGGCTTGGATCTCAACAGTTTGGTCTCCACGCAGGTCGCAGATTTGGATGGGGTCGGGGTTGACCTCAAGAGCGGAAATCTCGTGAATGCCTGGATCGACTACGACGGGACGAATCAGATCTTAAACGTCTCTGTTTCCTATTCTAATATCCGGCCGCCGAGTCCCCTACTCTCGATCAACCTCGATCTCGATAGCTTCGTCGACGATTTGATGTTCGTGGGCTTCTCTGGTTCAACGCAGGGGAGTACGGAGATCCACAGCCTTGAATGGTGGAGCTTTTCGTCTTCGATGTCTGGACTTCCATCATCAATGCCAGCGCCCCAGCGTCCGCCCCTGCCGCCTCCAGCGGCTGGCATTTCGAATCTGCCACCACCTTCTCCTGCTCCTTCAGGCTCCCCCTCTGTCCCCCAGAATACCCAAAAGATCGGAAAATCAACCTGCCACAATCGGCTCTGCAAACAAGGCGCAGGGGCGGTGGCAGGGGTCGCAACAGCGGGCGCTTTCTTTCTAGCCATCTTCGCATGCTTGCTCATCTGGCTCTTCTCCAAGAGATTCAAGTCCCTCAAGAAATCCGAGTCCCTGGCGTCAGAGATTGTCAGGACCCCAAGAGAATTCAGTTACAAAGAGCTGAAATACGCAACGAGGGAATTCAATCCCTCAAGGATCATCGGCCACGGGGCATTTGGGACAGTTTACAAGGGCATACTTGCAGAGACAGGAGCAATAGTTGCCGTGAAGCGATGCAGCCACAACGGGGGCCAGGGTAAGGCGGAATTCCTATCCGAGCTATCTATAATTGGTTCGCTACGGCATCGGAACCTGGTTCGGTTGCAGGGTTGGTGCCATGAGAAAGGTGAGATCCTCCTAGTTTATGAATTCATGCCCAATGGCAGCCTCGACAAGGTGCTGTTCGAATCAAGGATCCCCTTGCTGTGGGCCCACCGTAGGAAGATCCTGATGGGTGTTGCGTCGGCATTGGCCTACTTGCATCAGGAATGCGAAAATCAGGTAATCCACAGGGATGTGAAGGCCAGCAATGTGATGCTTGACGAATGGTTCAATGCAAAACTAGGGGACTTTGGACTGGCTAAGCAGATCGAGCATGATAAGTCGCCAGATGCAACGGTAACAGCAGGGACGATGGGTTACTTGGCCCCTGAGTATCTGCAGACAGGACGTGCCAGTGAGAAAACTGACGTTTTTAGTTTTGGGGCGGTGGTATTGGAAGTAGCTTGTGGGAGGAGGCCCATTGAGAAGGAAGTGAGAGTGGGTGGGAGCAGTAAGGGTAGTAGTAATTTGGTGGAATGGGTTTGGAGTTTGCACAGAGAAGGGAGATTATTGGAGGCTGCTGATATGAGGCTTGAAGGGCAGTTTGAGGAAGGAGAGATGACAAAGGTGCTACTGGTTGGACTGCTTTGTTCACACCCGGACCCActtgcaaggcccaccatgaggaaTGTGGTGCAGATTCTTGGTGGAGAGGCAGCACTACCAAGTGTCCCAAGATCCAAGCCTTCCTTGAGTTTTAGTACTAACCATCTATTGTTGAGCTTGCAGGATAGTGTTTCTGATTGCAATGGGATGATCACCATCTCCACATCATCCTCAGGTAGCAGCTTCATTGGTGGAAGAGGCTGA